From Agarivorans sp. Alg241-V36, the proteins below share one genomic window:
- a CDS encoding sensor histidine kinase KdpD, whose product MPVNDKLDFSSVLATAVHDMKNSLCMLTQSTESIAIRSKQLGREDSEELSRLHYEVSRLNGSLMQLLALYRFEKEQMPMTIEEQYLEDLLNDIYFKNQTFIEQAEMNVEIDVESSLSWYFDGVLVDYLLNDIVVNALRYSKKQIKISAKQADNYLCIQIDDDGEGFPQDIIDLANIEVASQINFVKNRSGLGLFFAKLIAKAHINSGKEGKIKLENGSSLGGSRFSLYLP is encoded by the coding sequence ATGCCAGTAAACGACAAGCTAGATTTTTCATCAGTTTTAGCCACTGCAGTTCACGATATGAAAAATTCGCTGTGTATGCTGACTCAGTCTACAGAATCCATCGCCATCCGCTCTAAGCAGTTAGGCAGAGAAGACAGCGAAGAGCTTTCGCGTTTACATTACGAGGTATCACGCTTAAACGGTAGCTTGATGCAGTTATTGGCTTTGTATCGATTTGAAAAAGAGCAAATGCCAATGACCATTGAGGAGCAATATCTCGAAGACTTGCTCAACGACATCTACTTCAAAAATCAAACCTTCATCGAACAAGCAGAAATGAATGTTGAGATTGACGTAGAGTCATCGTTAAGTTGGTACTTTGACGGCGTACTGGTGGATTACCTACTTAATGACATTGTAGTGAACGCACTTCGTTATTCTAAAAAACAAATTAAAATATCTGCAAAACAAGCCGATAACTATTTATGTATCCAAATTGATGATGACGGTGAGGGGTTTCCTCAAGACATTATCGACTTGGCAAATATAGAAGTAGCGTCGCAAATAAATTTTGTTAAAAATCGTAGCGGTTTAGGTTTGTTTTTCGCAAAATTGATCGCTAAAGCACATATAAATTCGGGCAAGGAAGGTAAAATAAAACTAGAAAATGGCAGCTCTTTAGGTGGTAGCCGTTTTAGTTTATATCTCCCGTAG
- a CDS encoding DUF2817 domain-containing protein codes for MQGQSEFPEMDQLLSILKQFPDKLKVELLCDVKGNGDTLYPVHAMSLGKVSIDKPGVLFVGGVHGVERIGSQVVLSFLASLLQRLDWDLQLQQLLEECYVAFIPIVNPSGMVLQRRANAKGVDLMRNSPSIAKDGASFMVGGQRISSKLPWFRGNKDEAMELENRALLEFVETKLFPRPFSLVLDCHSGFGHSDRLWFPYANSATQAIADLGAVYRLRKAFFTGFPHQNYLFEPQTKHYVCHGDLWDYCYDQSLNHSGSFIPLTLEMGSWRWLKKNPLQVFNSLGLYHPMKPHRVQRVLRRHLVLMEFLMDASYSWRSLFNDSQLELDKLAAIKKWYS; via the coding sequence ATGCAAGGCCAAAGTGAATTCCCAGAGATGGATCAACTGCTGAGTATACTTAAGCAGTTTCCAGATAAGCTTAAGGTAGAGTTATTGTGCGATGTTAAGGGCAATGGCGACACTTTGTACCCGGTGCATGCCATGAGCTTAGGCAAAGTTTCTATCGATAAACCTGGGGTGTTGTTTGTGGGCGGTGTTCACGGCGTTGAGCGTATTGGTAGCCAAGTGGTGTTGTCTTTTTTGGCTAGCTTATTACAGCGACTCGATTGGGATCTACAATTGCAGCAGTTACTCGAGGAGTGCTATGTCGCTTTTATTCCCATTGTTAACCCAAGTGGCATGGTGTTGCAGCGCAGAGCAAACGCTAAGGGCGTTGATTTAATGCGTAACTCACCAAGTATCGCTAAAGATGGTGCGAGCTTTATGGTTGGTGGGCAACGGATAAGCAGCAAGTTACCTTGGTTTCGTGGCAATAAAGATGAAGCTATGGAATTGGAGAATAGGGCGCTTTTAGAATTTGTAGAAACCAAGCTATTTCCTCGGCCTTTTAGCTTGGTACTCGATTGCCATAGTGGCTTTGGTCACAGTGACCGATTATGGTTTCCTTATGCAAATTCTGCCACCCAAGCTATTGCAGATCTCGGGGCAGTCTATCGCTTACGAAAAGCGTTTTTCACCGGCTTCCCACATCAAAATTATTTGTTTGAGCCGCAAACCAAGCATTATGTTTGTCACGGCGATCTTTGGGATTACTGTTACGACCAATCGTTAAATCATTCCGGCAGTTTTATTCCGCTAACATTGGAGATGGGCTCTTGGCGATGGTTAAAGAAAAACCCGCTGCAAGTGTTTAATAGCCTAGGATTATATCACCCAATGAAGCCGCATCGAGTGCAACGTGTATTGAGGCGTCACTTGGTATTAATGGAGTTTTTAATGGACGCAAGCTATTCATGGCGAAGCTTGTTTAATGACTCACAATTGGAGTTAGATAAATTGGCCGCCATCAAAAAGTGGTATTCATGA
- a CDS encoding alpha/beta fold hydrolase: MSKLQRPIVLIRGLVREQRHWGDFSKLLQQAFPERLILSFDTPGNGLLCHLTSADTIADMRQSLRIQLKLTNANIDSVDIVAISLGGMLAVDWATHFSLEVNSLVLINSSNAQFSPFYKRLNWRIYPYLLSAVCSSSSSDRQSKILRLTSNFPLKHQPVLDFWLKWAEQCPVSLKNAYLQLKAAAAFKAANKPKQALLVLNSRRDKLVDASCSTDLARHWQADLKQHPTAGHDLPLDAPRWTVRQIQRWLSELSC, from the coding sequence ATGAGCAAGCTTCAGCGGCCAATTGTACTGATTAGAGGTTTGGTCAGGGAGCAACGTCATTGGGGGGATTTTTCTAAGCTTCTCCAGCAGGCATTCCCAGAGCGTTTAATATTGAGTTTTGATACGCCTGGCAATGGTCTCTTATGCCACTTAACCAGCGCCGATACCATTGCTGATATGCGGCAAAGCTTGCGAATTCAGCTTAAGCTCACAAACGCTAACATCGATTCTGTCGATATTGTGGCTATTTCTTTAGGCGGAATGTTGGCGGTAGATTGGGCAACGCATTTTAGTCTTGAAGTTAATTCTTTGGTGCTGATCAACTCTTCCAATGCGCAGTTTTCGCCGTTCTATAAACGGTTAAATTGGCGTATCTATCCGTATTTGCTCAGTGCCGTATGCTCAAGCTCTTCGAGTGACCGCCAATCAAAAATTTTGCGATTAACCAGTAACTTCCCTTTAAAGCACCAACCAGTGCTGGACTTTTGGCTTAAGTGGGCTGAGCAATGCCCAGTGAGCCTAAAAAACGCTTATTTACAGCTTAAGGCGGCAGCTGCGTTTAAAGCTGCAAATAAACCAAAGCAAGCGTTGCTAGTTTTAAATAGCCGTAGAGACAAATTAGTGGATGCCAGTTGTAGTACCGATCTTGCTAGGCATTGGCAAGCAGACTTAAAGCAGCACCCAACTGCGGGGCATGATCTCCCCTTAGATGCGCCGCGATGGACAGTGAGGCAAATTCAGCGATGGCTTAGTGAATTAAGCTGCTAA
- a CDS encoding Mbeg1-like protein: protein MNQPLIQEPVAKLKKLKRYQYERYAVLCRLAYPSAMEGVTEQLDKYLYQDVFDRWGRSTTRVLWKENKDEVIVVFRGSMNIFDWLVNLAFIPRKYRLGKEHYHVHWGYLQLLEQLSCDPNRSKHKLTVYQRLESILLPLMEQGKRISLTGHSSGGCMAVLVADRLERQYPKKVKRVVTFGQPATGLWNFKKHYKLHRKTYRICCDLDIVTFLPPLPFVYWHVGRMLWLHDEKIYENTPTWYRMSKSLVSWLLLPFTYHYMRKYIRNKDYFDEH from the coding sequence TTGAACCAACCGCTAATTCAAGAGCCCGTCGCTAAACTTAAGAAGCTAAAACGATATCAATATGAACGTTACGCGGTGTTATGCCGTCTGGCTTATCCGTCGGCCATGGAGGGCGTGACAGAGCAGTTAGACAAGTATTTGTATCAAGACGTGTTTGATCGCTGGGGGCGTTCCACTACGCGAGTGCTTTGGAAAGAGAACAAAGACGAAGTGATTGTGGTGTTCCGCGGTTCAATGAATATCTTTGATTGGCTGGTCAACTTAGCCTTTATCCCGCGTAAATATCGCCTTGGAAAAGAGCATTATCATGTGCATTGGGGTTACTTACAGCTTCTTGAGCAATTAAGCTGTGATCCTAATCGAAGCAAGCACAAGTTAACGGTTTATCAACGCCTCGAATCGATACTGCTGCCTTTGATGGAGCAGGGTAAACGTATCTCGCTTACCGGGCATTCTTCGGGTGGTTGTATGGCGGTTTTAGTCGCCGATAGACTAGAGCGGCAATATCCTAAGAAAGTAAAACGAGTAGTCACTTTTGGCCAACCCGCTACTGGGCTGTGGAATTTTAAGAAACATTACAAATTGCACCGCAAAACCTATCGGATTTGCTGTGACTTAGACATTGTAACCTTCCTTCCGCCTTTACCTTTTGTATATTGGCATGTGGGCCGAATGCTGTGGTTACATGATGAAAAGATTTATGAAAACACGCCTACTTGGTATCGCATGAGTAAATCGTTAGTGAGTTGGCTATTACTGCCGTTCACCTATCACTATATGCGTAAGTATATCCGCAACAAAGACTATTTCGACGAACATTAA
- a CDS encoding YeiH family protein gives MLEKLKQMNKADVLCIVFCLIIITPLINGPGALVIGACLASFGLTPKSIDVGALTKRLLAISVVGLGFGISITQAIQYTQHGFGLIVGSIAFTLILGLVATKLLGIERKTGYLISVGTAICGGSAIAAVSPAIKASSKQISLALATVFILNACGLFVFPLLGHLFDLNQSQFGYWAAIAIHDTSSVVGAAAAYGDEALSVATTVKLARALWIIPVALLSAVIFKEKDAKISIPYFILFYIIAMLISNFVPMFEAVYEGLFELSKQLLGVCLFLIGYGLTAKNLQQAGSKPLLLGVSLWVCIAVGSLLIIKAFY, from the coding sequence ATGCTAGAAAAGTTAAAACAAATGAACAAAGCCGATGTGTTGTGCATTGTTTTCTGTTTAATCATCATCACGCCACTCATAAATGGTCCCGGTGCGCTGGTAATCGGCGCTTGCTTAGCCAGCTTTGGCTTAACGCCAAAAAGCATTGATGTGGGCGCGCTCACTAAACGCTTATTGGCTATTTCTGTTGTAGGTTTAGGATTTGGCATTTCTATCACACAAGCCATACAGTACACCCAGCATGGTTTTGGTTTAATTGTTGGTTCTATCGCTTTCACCTTAATTCTTGGCTTAGTAGCGACTAAGCTTCTAGGAATTGAGCGCAAAACTGGCTATTTAATTTCAGTAGGTACCGCAATTTGTGGCGGCAGTGCTATTGCTGCCGTTTCACCTGCGATTAAAGCTAGCAGCAAACAGATTTCTTTGGCTTTAGCCACTGTGTTTATTTTAAATGCCTGTGGCCTTTTTGTTTTCCCACTACTTGGCCACTTATTTGATTTAAACCAAAGCCAATTTGGCTACTGGGCAGCCATTGCTATTCATGACACTTCATCAGTGGTGGGCGCTGCAGCTGCTTATGGTGATGAAGCATTAAGTGTTGCGACAACAGTTAAACTTGCAAGGGCTCTTTGGATTATTCCCGTTGCATTATTAAGTGCGGTAATATTCAAAGAGAAAGATGCCAAGATTTCGATACCCTACTTCATTTTGTTCTACATCATAGCCATGCTAATCAGCAACTTTGTACCAATGTTTGAAGCTGTTTATGAGGGATTATTTGAGCTTTCTAAACAGTTATTGGGCGTGTGTTTATTTTTGATTGGCTACGGTTTAACCGCGAAGAATTTACAGCAAGCTGGTAGCAAACCGCTGCTGCTTGGCGTTAGCCTTTGGGTCTGCATTGCGGTGGGCTCGTTGCTTATCATCAAGGCATTCTACTAA
- the rssA gene encoding patatin-like phospholipase RssA, which produces MTGKSELKIGLALGSGAARGWSHLGVIMALQDMGIRPHIVSGCSIGALVGAAYACQRIDKLHEWALSLSSWQVFNLMDFSLYRGGLLTGEKVFNAAEKYIGSDKIEQLAIPFGAVATELESGKEIWLQKGKVRDAVRASCAMPGLMAPYRLKDQWLVDGAVVNPVPVSLCRAMGADMVIAVNLNNDKSRIALTDHPLELNEQDSNANEQPFWRLLGGGKDFLNSMLSNLKQPNNNRSPGMIGVMSTSINIMQERLTRTRMAGDPPDILLSPKLGDIGIMDFHRAEEAIAEGKRVTELMRPQIEEELFYR; this is translated from the coding sequence ATGACAGGTAAAAGTGAGTTGAAAATTGGCTTAGCGCTTGGCAGTGGCGCAGCAAGAGGTTGGTCTCACCTAGGAGTGATTATGGCCCTGCAAGATATGGGGATCCGCCCGCATATTGTGTCTGGCTGCTCAATCGGCGCCTTAGTTGGCGCAGCTTACGCATGCCAACGAATAGACAAACTGCATGAGTGGGCCTTAAGCCTTTCCAGTTGGCAAGTATTTAACTTAATGGATTTTTCCCTTTACCGTGGTGGCTTGCTCACCGGAGAAAAAGTCTTTAATGCTGCAGAAAAATACATCGGTAGCGATAAGATTGAGCAACTTGCAATCCCGTTTGGCGCGGTAGCCACCGAGCTGGAATCAGGAAAAGAGATATGGCTGCAAAAAGGCAAAGTTAGAGACGCAGTGCGTGCATCATGTGCTATGCCGGGACTAATGGCTCCCTATCGATTAAAAGATCAGTGGCTGGTAGATGGCGCGGTAGTGAATCCAGTACCGGTATCTCTTTGTCGAGCAATGGGCGCCGACATGGTTATCGCGGTAAACCTTAATAATGACAAATCAAGAATAGCGCTAACCGATCATCCCCTGGAATTGAACGAGCAAGATAGCAACGCGAACGAGCAACCATTTTGGCGCTTGTTAGGTGGCGGTAAAGACTTCCTTAACTCCATGCTTAGTAACCTAAAGCAGCCGAATAATAATCGTTCGCCAGGCATGATAGGCGTAATGTCTACCTCAATAAACATTATGCAAGAACGTTTAACCCGCACAAGAATGGCGGGTGATCCTCCTGATATTTTGTTATCTCCAAAGCTGGGTGATATCGGGATTATGGATTTTCATCGAGCGGAAGAAGCAATAGCAGAGGGAAAAAGAGTGACAGAGTTGATGAGACCACAGATAGAAGAAGAACTATTTTACCGATAA
- a CDS encoding TetR/AcrR family transcriptional regulator yields MSQKNPVGRPKGDSQARDKLLDAATQLFSKLDYDKVSIRMVANKAEVDAALIRYYFGSKAQLFGEMLKTVSNPVFNTLQQGKQNTDVSDLGKVMRAYYTTMVENPYFPKLIYKLSGLPREHESARQLELMIGNMGRFKSKALFEQLLNKKALLEGIDPEMAQISFLSLMVFPFLMPERLLEANQIELSKQKFLKLADHNVQLLERGLFKSKEQRNAAQ; encoded by the coding sequence ATGAGCCAAAAGAATCCTGTGGGACGGCCCAAAGGCGACAGCCAAGCGAGAGACAAACTATTGGATGCTGCAACCCAACTTTTTTCGAAGCTTGATTACGACAAAGTATCGATACGTATGGTAGCCAATAAAGCAGAAGTTGATGCAGCATTAATTCGCTACTACTTTGGCTCTAAGGCTCAGCTATTTGGAGAGATGTTAAAAACAGTCTCCAATCCGGTGTTTAATACTTTGCAGCAAGGCAAGCAAAATACCGACGTCAGTGATTTAGGCAAAGTCATGCGCGCTTACTACACCACCATGGTGGAAAACCCGTACTTTCCTAAACTTATATATAAATTGTCAGGTTTGCCCAGAGAGCACGAAAGTGCCCGGCAACTTGAGCTTATGATTGGCAATATGGGGCGGTTTAAAAGCAAAGCGCTTTTTGAACAGTTGCTAAATAAAAAAGCCTTGTTAGAGGGTATAGACCCGGAAATGGCGCAAATTAGCTTTCTGAGTTTGATGGTGTTTCCGTTCTTAATGCCTGAACGATTATTGGAAGCCAATCAAATTGAATTATCGAAACAAAAATTTTTAAAACTTGCAGATCACAACGTTCAGTTGCTTGAGCGTGGATTGTTTAAATCAAAGGAACAACGTAATGCAGCTCAATAA
- a CDS encoding efflux RND transporter periplasmic adaptor subunit, with translation MQLNKPWLIFPGIAIGIFFLVLAITTKEVAPLNAQHQSSRLVEVTALKQQAAAPLAIAYGRVEPKTSWEAVAEVSGNLVYRHPLLEEGRFLPKGSLLLKIDPLEYSLKMVQAEANLNASMTQLARLTQEETNLKTSLDIERQRALLVNEEYKRKQKLKEQNLISSSELENQKQNVLIQNNVVQELENALQLIPDDKRVAEAQLAVEKAKFEDAQRQLSKTEIVLPFDAKIAEVNIETEQVVNLQSVMVVAQKLDVMVADVQLSLTDMRHLVSSVQHYQNALGLPSIDELEFEASVSLVASGIEYRWPAKVTRVGESVSVEQATVGMFLEVEQNIADMDLAQQIPLTKGMYVQATIKGYPQQHFVVPERALHGSNIYLMDGENKLNIIPVTVIFRTEQGVAISGDISSGQQLILNDLIPAVEGMSLRVEEAPNA, from the coding sequence ATGCAGCTCAATAAACCTTGGTTGATTTTTCCAGGCATTGCTATTGGCATATTTTTTCTAGTTCTCGCCATTACGACCAAAGAAGTCGCGCCATTAAATGCTCAGCATCAGTCTTCTCGACTAGTTGAAGTCACAGCGCTAAAACAGCAAGCCGCAGCGCCTTTGGCAATCGCCTACGGCAGGGTAGAGCCTAAAACGAGCTGGGAAGCAGTAGCAGAAGTGAGTGGAAACCTGGTTTATCGTCACCCCTTGTTAGAAGAAGGGCGATTTTTACCCAAGGGATCGTTGTTACTTAAAATTGATCCTCTCGAGTACAGTTTAAAAATGGTTCAAGCTGAAGCCAATTTAAATGCCAGCATGACTCAGCTGGCTCGTTTAACTCAGGAAGAAACCAACTTAAAAACTAGCTTAGATATTGAGCGCCAACGAGCTTTGTTAGTAAACGAAGAATACAAGCGTAAACAAAAGCTTAAAGAGCAGAATCTTATTTCCAGCTCGGAGTTAGAAAACCAAAAGCAAAATGTACTCATTCAAAACAATGTTGTGCAAGAGCTTGAGAATGCTTTGCAACTTATTCCAGATGATAAAAGGGTTGCAGAAGCTCAATTAGCGGTAGAAAAAGCCAAGTTTGAAGATGCTCAGCGCCAACTTAGTAAAACAGAAATAGTGCTACCTTTTGATGCCAAGATTGCAGAAGTGAATATTGAAACGGAGCAAGTGGTTAACTTGCAATCGGTAATGGTGGTAGCGCAAAAACTGGATGTAATGGTGGCAGACGTTCAGTTGTCACTCACCGATATGCGCCACTTAGTGAGCAGCGTACAGCATTATCAAAATGCTTTGGGTTTGCCGTCTATCGATGAGTTAGAGTTCGAAGCATCGGTAAGCTTGGTAGCCTCTGGTATTGAATACCGGTGGCCAGCCAAAGTAACCCGTGTTGGCGAATCGGTAAGTGTAGAGCAGGCCACCGTTGGTATGTTCTTAGAAGTTGAGCAAAACATTGCCGACATGGACTTAGCGCAACAAATTCCTCTTACCAAAGGCATGTATGTTCAAGCCACTATAAAGGGTTATCCGCAGCAACACTTTGTAGTGCCAGAAAGGGCATTGCACGGCAGCAATATTTACCTAATGGACGGCGAAAATAAGCTGAACATTATTCCGGTGACAGTGATATTTAGAACCGAGCAGGGTGTAGCAATCAGTGGTGATATTAGCAGTGGTCAGCAGCTGATTCTTAATGATCTTATTCCAGCGGTAGAGGGAATGAGTCTGCGAGTAGAGGAAGCGCCAAATGCTTAA